A genomic window from Acinetobacter chinensis includes:
- a CDS encoding TetR/AcrR family transcriptional regulator — MTYSDTDHDVKPTASTAPVKKTVKERQFKGMSLSERKQARRDKLIEAGIEAYGSQGFFSVTVKDICVEAKLTERYFYESFKKSEDLFQTIFLQLIEQLQQTVMQGVMQASPEPRQMIHSGLRALFSMLKDDPRTARIIYVDAMLVQELHNHATIQETMGRFDRMIQAFVMLMMPRIPRSEQEISLVATGLNGYVTQIAVRWVMGGFRQSLDEIVSACETVFLSLLETFAEHAELPG; from the coding sequence ATGACTTACTCAGATACAGATCATGATGTAAAACCCACCGCCTCTACAGCGCCTGTTAAAAAAACAGTCAAAGAGCGTCAGTTCAAAGGCATGTCCCTGAGTGAGCGGAAACAGGCTCGTCGTGACAAACTGATTGAGGCTGGAATTGAAGCCTATGGCTCTCAGGGTTTCTTTTCAGTGACTGTGAAGGATATCTGTGTAGAAGCAAAACTCACTGAACGTTACTTCTACGAATCCTTCAAAAAGAGTGAAGATCTGTTTCAGACCATTTTTTTACAGCTGATTGAACAGCTGCAGCAGACCGTCATGCAGGGTGTCATGCAGGCATCCCCCGAACCACGTCAGATGATTCACAGCGGACTTCGTGCTCTGTTTTCCATGCTGAAAGATGACCCGCGCACCGCCCGGATCATTTATGTCGATGCCATGCTGGTTCAGGAACTGCATAATCACGCCACCATACAGGAAACCATGGGTCGTTTTGACCGGATGATTCAGGCTTTTGTCATGCTGATGATGCCCCGCATTCCCCGCAGCGAGCAGGAAATTTCCCTGGTCGCAACCGGACTGAACGGTTATGTCACTCAGATTGCTGTCCGCTGGGTGATGGGTGGCTTCAGACAGTCACTGGATGAGATTGTTTCTGCCTGTGAAACCGTGTTTCTGTCACTGCTGGAAACATTTGCAGAACACGCTGAACTGCCCGGCTGA
- a CDS encoding SDR family NAD(P)-dependent oxidoreductase: MKNFKNKVAAITGAGSGMGQQLAILLAKAGCHLSISDVNEKGLAETVELTKPYNVRVTSKKVNVADREQMKAWAEETVQNHGSVNLIFNNAGVALGSTVEGASYEDLEWIMGINYWGVVYGTKEFLPYLKKSGDGHIINTSSLFGLTAQPTQSAYNSSKFAVRGFTEALRQELDLEKCGVSATCVHPGGIRTNIANDARMNDSLKSLGMNPEKSAKAFNKLLRMPAEEAAQEILDAVLKNKRRLLIGNDAKTLDIVQRILPTGYQKITGLATKMSKRLEPK, from the coding sequence ATGAAAAATTTTAAAAACAAAGTCGCTGCAATTACTGGTGCGGGCTCAGGTATGGGACAGCAGCTGGCAATTCTTCTTGCGAAAGCTGGCTGTCATTTATCCATCAGCGATGTCAACGAAAAAGGACTGGCTGAGACTGTAGAACTGACAAAACCTTATAACGTGCGTGTTACAAGTAAAAAAGTAAACGTGGCAGACCGTGAGCAGATGAAAGCATGGGCTGAAGAAACGGTTCAGAATCACGGTTCAGTCAATCTGATTTTCAATAATGCCGGTGTGGCACTGGGTTCGACGGTTGAAGGGGCGAGCTACGAAGATCTTGAGTGGATCATGGGGATTAACTACTGGGGCGTTGTGTACGGCACCAAAGAATTTTTACCGTATCTGAAAAAATCAGGTGATGGTCATATCATCAATACTTCCAGTCTGTTTGGTCTGACAGCTCAGCCAACTCAGTCTGCCTATAACTCTTCCAAGTTTGCGGTACGTGGCTTTACAGAAGCGTTACGTCAGGAACTGGACCTGGAAAAGTGTGGTGTGAGTGCGACCTGTGTACACCCAGGGGGTATCCGTACCAATATTGCCAACGATGCCCGTATGAATGACAGCCTGAAATCATTGGGTATGAATCCTGAAAAGTCAGCGAAAGCATTCAACAAACTGTTGCGTATGCCAGCAGAAGAAGCAGCTCAGGAAATTCTGGATGCTGTGCTGAAAAACAAACGTCGTCTGCTGATTGGTAATGATGCGAAAACACTAGATATTGTTCAGCGTATTCTGCCGACGGGTTATCAGAAAATTACGGGTCTGGCGACCAAAATGAGTAAGCGTCTGGAACCGAAATAA
- the asd gene encoding archaetidylserine decarboxylase (Phosphatidylserine decarboxylase is synthesized as a single chain precursor. Generation of the pyruvoyl active site from a Ser is coupled to cleavage of a Gly-Ser bond between the larger (beta) and smaller (alpha chains). It is an integral membrane protein.) — MSLTSRLKKQIFIQAQRVVPQHQLSRVVGKLAASENPLIKNTVIQAFKAQYGIDMSIAEQTNALKYKSFNEFFTRSLKEGVRDVDTDPASVVSPADGAISQLGKIENGDVFQAKGQRFSVEKLIADPRLAEPFKNGEFATVYLSPKDYHRVHMPFAGTLTETLYVPGELFSVNQTTAENIPGLFARNERMVCLFDTEVGRMAVVLVGAMIVAGIETVATGKVKPSGRLELNQHSLQLEKGAELGRFYLGSTAIVLFEQNKMQWDAAFTANSTVVMGEALGKIL, encoded by the coding sequence TTGAGCCTCACATCACGATTAAAAAAACAGATTTTCATCCAGGCACAGCGTGTTGTTCCACAGCATCAGTTATCCCGCGTTGTGGGAAAACTTGCAGCAAGTGAAAACCCACTGATTAAAAATACAGTTATTCAGGCATTTAAAGCGCAATACGGTATTGATATGTCTATTGCTGAACAGACCAATGCACTGAAATATAAATCATTTAATGAATTTTTTACCCGCTCTCTGAAAGAGGGTGTGCGTGATGTAGACACCGATCCTGCCAGTGTTGTTTCACCTGCTGATGGTGCGATTTCACAGCTCGGAAAAATTGAAAATGGCGATGTTTTCCAGGCCAAAGGTCAGCGTTTTTCTGTAGAAAAACTGATCGCAGATCCGCGTCTTGCTGAACCGTTTAAGAACGGTGAATTTGCGACGGTTTATCTTTCTCCAAAAGATTATCACCGCGTACACATGCCTTTTGCAGGCACACTGACTGAAACACTGTATGTGCCTGGTGAGCTGTTTTCGGTGAATCAGACCACAGCGGAAAATATTCCAGGGCTGTTTGCACGCAATGAACGCATGGTCTGCCTGTTTGACACTGAAGTCGGGCGTATGGCGGTTGTACTGGTGGGTGCCATGATTGTTGCAGGTATTGAAACGGTTGCAACCGGTAAGGTTAAACCATCAGGTCGTCTTGAACTGAACCAGCACAGTCTGCAACTGGAAAAAGGTGCAGAGCTTGGTCGTTTCTATCTGGGTTCAACAGCTATTGTATTGTTTGAACAGAATAAAATGCAGTGGGATGCAGCGTTTACAGCAAACTCAACTGTTGTGATGGGTGAAGCACTGGGGAAAATTCTGTAA
- a CDS encoding MATE family efflux transporter, translated as MAQTQLVNQEKFWKTFLIFLLPLIATNILQNLSGTINTVFVGQMMGVDAIAAISVFFPILFFLLAFVIGISSGATVLVGQAWGAGNTEKVRCVVGSTLFMTLIGGSIIAITGVLSAHRILILLGVDPSVMHLSLPYVQWMLAGSPLLFIYIIYTSILRGVGDSVTPLIASSMTIIIGIIITPVFIAGYFNMPKLGIIAPALATSIGYIAVLIFLFIYLNKKDHPLKPDASLFSHIRHQPQLSKIILRLGIPTAIQMVTTSTAGLVIIGLVNHYGAHATAAYGAVNQVLNYIQFPALSISIAASIFAAQAIGAGKSELLRKVTRTSLLMNIAITGGLIAIAYLFSRYLMALFITDDTVIELGQNLLFIVLWSILFFGAASIFASIMRASGTVTVPMILNIAAIVCIEIPAAWLFSEWWGLKGIWYAYALAFVSLCMMQGLYYQFVWKKKAIKALI; from the coding sequence ATGGCACAGACTCAATTAGTCAACCAGGAAAAATTTTGGAAAACATTTCTGATTTTTCTGCTTCCTTTGATTGCAACCAATATTCTGCAAAACCTGTCAGGAACGATTAATACTGTTTTTGTTGGGCAGATGATGGGTGTGGATGCGATTGCCGCCATTTCCGTTTTTTTCCCAATTCTGTTTTTTCTGCTGGCTTTTGTGATTGGTATTTCGTCTGGTGCAACGGTACTGGTCGGTCAGGCATGGGGTGCAGGCAATACAGAAAAAGTGCGCTGTGTCGTGGGTTCCACGCTGTTTATGACGCTGATCGGTGGCAGTATTATTGCCATTACAGGAGTTCTGTCCGCACACAGAATTTTAATCCTGCTGGGCGTAGACCCAAGTGTCATGCACCTGTCCCTGCCCTATGTGCAATGGATGCTGGCCGGTAGTCCGCTGCTGTTTATTTATATTATCTATACCTCGATTCTGCGGGGTGTCGGTGACAGTGTGACGCCCCTGATTGCGTCCAGCATGACCATTATTATCGGTATTATCATTACGCCTGTCTTTATTGCAGGTTATTTCAACATGCCGAAACTGGGCATTATTGCACCTGCCCTTGCCACCAGTATCGGTTATATCGCGGTGCTGATTTTTTTATTTATTTACCTCAATAAAAAAGATCATCCTTTAAAACCCGATGCTTCCTTATTCAGTCATATCAGACATCAGCCCCAACTGAGTAAAATTATTTTACGGCTCGGTATTCCAACCGCCATTCAGATGGTCACCACCTCGACAGCAGGCCTGGTGATTATCGGACTGGTCAATCATTATGGGGCACATGCCACGGCTGCCTATGGTGCGGTCAATCAGGTGCTGAATTATATTCAGTTCCCTGCGCTGTCCATTTCCATTGCAGCATCCATTTTTGCTGCACAGGCGATCGGGGCTGGAAAATCTGAGCTGTTACGCAAAGTGACCCGAACTTCTCTGCTGATGAATATTGCAATTACAGGTGGACTGATTGCGATTGCCTATCTGTTTTCCCGCTATCTGATGGCACTTTTCATTACCGATGATACCGTGATTGAGCTGGGACAGAATCTGCTGTTTATTGTGCTGTGGTCAATTCTGTTTTTTGGTGCTGCTTCTATTTTTGCCTCCATTATGCGGGCAAGCGGAACAGTGACCGTTCCCATGATCTTAAATATCGCAGCGATTGTGTGTATTGAAATTCCTGCTGCATGGCTGTTCAGCGAGTGGTGGGGACTGAAAGGCATCTGGTACGCTTATGCACTCGCCTTTGTCAGTCTGTGTATGATGCAGGGACTGTATTATCAGTTTGTGTGGAAGAAAAAAGCGATTAAGGCACTGATTTAA
- a CDS encoding ISNCY family transposase, producing MSDKELKRLSVLQEICDQRITQSQAAQLLHISERQIRRLLQKYKAQGPAALAHAARGQISNSRLPEELRLKCLNIVSDQLHGFGPTLAHEKLTTVHGFDISVETLRSWMIAADLWIPRAKRLKRPYQPRYNRDCYGELIQIDGSHHDWFEGRAAKCCLLVFIDDATGKLQHLRFCESESAFDYMISTRLYVEQHGKPLAFYSDKHSVFRVNQSSKKDTKITQFGRVLSTLNIDIIFANSPQAKGRVERANRTLQDRLIKEMRLEGIYSIEQANAWLPCFIEQFNRKFANMAFNPKDLHRTVTETAEELDDVFTWREPRRVTNSLTITYDKCVYLLENTEENKRLIGKYLEFLEYPDGTVAIEHQGRKINYSIFDKLSQLNQREVVENKRLGAVLNHIQQQHEELEQQNKRNRSQKMPSRRAQKTVIKERNLNPVLDLEVSV from the coding sequence ATGTCGGATAAAGAACTTAAACGATTGTCGGTCTTGCAAGAAATCTGTGATCAACGCATAACCCAGTCCCAAGCTGCTCAGCTACTTCATATTTCAGAACGTCAGATCAGACGTTTATTGCAAAAATACAAAGCTCAAGGCCCAGCTGCATTAGCACATGCTGCACGTGGCCAAATCAGCAATTCCAGGCTTCCTGAAGAGCTCAGACTCAAGTGCCTCAATATTGTTTCGGATCAACTGCATGGTTTCGGACCCACTTTAGCGCATGAAAAGCTCACCACTGTTCATGGATTCGATATTTCAGTGGAAACACTGCGTTCCTGGATGATTGCAGCCGATCTGTGGATTCCTCGCGCCAAGCGCCTGAAACGCCCGTATCAGCCTCGTTATAACCGAGATTGTTATGGTGAACTGATTCAAATCGATGGCTCACACCATGACTGGTTTGAAGGACGCGCTGCTAAGTGCTGTCTGCTGGTATTTATCGATGATGCCACAGGAAAATTACAGCATTTACGTTTCTGTGAGTCGGAATCAGCATTTGACTATATGATTTCAACACGTTTGTATGTTGAGCAGCATGGTAAGCCGTTGGCGTTTTACAGTGATAAACATTCAGTCTTCAGGGTGAATCAAAGCAGCAAGAAAGACACCAAGATTACCCAGTTTGGACGCGTACTCAGTACCCTCAATATCGATATCATCTTCGCCAATTCACCACAAGCCAAAGGCCGTGTAGAACGGGCGAATAGAACGCTTCAGGACCGTCTGATTAAAGAAATGCGCCTGGAAGGCATCTATTCGATTGAGCAAGCGAATGCCTGGCTGCCCTGCTTTATCGAGCAATTTAATCGTAAATTTGCCAATATGGCCTTTAATCCCAAGGATCTACACCGGACTGTCACTGAAACAGCCGAAGAATTAGATGATGTTTTTACCTGGCGTGAACCCCGCAGAGTCACGAACAGCCTGACGATTACTTATGATAAATGCGTATATTTACTGGAAAATACCGAAGAAAATAAAAGGTTGATCGGCAAGTATCTTGAGTTTCTGGAATACCCGGATGGCACGGTAGCCATTGAACATCAAGGAAGAAAAATCAATTACAGCATCTTCGATAAATTAAGTCAGCTCAACCAGCGAGAGGTTGTTGAGAATAAACGTTTAGGTGCTGTTCTCAATCATATTCAACAACAGCACGAAGAATTAGAACAGCAAAACAAACGCAATCGTTCTCAAAAGATGCCGAGCAGACGTGCACAGAAAACAGTAATCAAAGAACGAAATCTGAATCCTGTGCTTGACTTGGAAGTGTCTGTATAG
- a CDS encoding sterol desaturase family protein: MLGFPIGLFVANGIEWYAHKVWLHEYPSKYRNSPFFTHIAHHKRARLNAFHDEGYAESMFKNAEIYNEKTALIGLAGAATIFLPVAPFFTAGLYYSIHNYWKVHARSHLDPEYARKRIPWHYDHHMTSNQNANWCVTRPWFDYIMGTRVTTDASVTETNPLGMKLPGWIEKPLNRTSRRLLKKSYLKIKQNSQHDRSSLAKGIEVELA, from the coding sequence ATGCTTGGCTTCCCGATAGGTCTTTTTGTTGCAAATGGTATTGAGTGGTACGCCCATAAAGTCTGGTTGCATGAGTATCCTAGTAAGTACCGTAACAGCCCTTTTTTTACACATATTGCACATCACAAACGGGCGCGTTTAAATGCCTTTCATGATGAGGGCTATGCCGAGTCGATGTTTAAAAATGCAGAAATTTATAATGAAAAAACGGCACTGATCGGTCTGGCAGGTGCAGCAACCATTTTTTTACCCGTTGCGCCATTCTTTACTGCGGGTCTTTATTATTCAATTCATAATTACTGGAAAGTTCATGCCAGATCTCACTTAGACCCAGAGTATGCCAGAAAGCGTATTCCCTGGCATTATGATCACCACATGACCAGCAATCAGAATGCCAACTGGTGTGTAACCCGTCCATGGTTTGACTACATTATGGGAACCCGTGTAACCACAGATGCATCCGTAACCGAAACCAATCCTCTGGGCATGAAACTTCCAGGCTGGATTGAAAAACCACTGAACCGAACGTCCCGTCGTTTATTAAAAAAATCGTATCTGAAAATTAAACAGAATTCACAGCATGACCGTTCCAGTCTGGCAAAAGGCATTGAAGTGGAACTGGCTTAA
- a CDS encoding methionine aminotransferase, giving the protein MINLQSKLPAQGVTVFSTMTAMAQRLNALNLSQGFPDFPAPPALLEALSQATQDGYNQYAPGDGLLPLREQVAEVFQKRDGLRLDSVHEITITPGATIAIFCAIQAIVHAGDEVIVFDPAYDSYAPSIQLVGAKAIHIALNAPAFSVDWNQVKDAINDRTRMIIVNTPHNPTGAIWSEQDWHTLTALIQDKNIVVLSDEVYEHLIYDGEKHRSALSFPALRERSFVIGSFGKTFHVTGWKTGYCVASPALMKIFRQVYQFASFCGVTPVQMALASYMQNHPEHIAGLSDFYQQKRDLFNSGLQDSRFKLLPSQGTFFQNVDYSDIHPDLNDTEMCKLLAEEYKIVAIPVSVFYQQPPEDLRLIRFCFAKKEETLVLAGKILSAV; this is encoded by the coding sequence ATGATCAACCTCCAGTCCAAACTTCCTGCGCAAGGTGTTACTGTTTTCAGTACCATGACCGCTATGGCACAACGCCTGAATGCATTAAACCTGTCCCAGGGTTTTCCTGATTTTCCCGCCCCTCCTGCACTGCTGGAAGCACTCAGTCAGGCGACTCAGGACGGATACAATCAGTATGCGCCAGGTGATGGATTGTTGCCTTTAAGAGAACAGGTTGCAGAGGTTTTTCAAAAGCGTGATGGTTTAAGGTTGGATTCCGTCCATGAAATCACCATTACTCCAGGGGCAACCATTGCGATTTTCTGTGCCATTCAGGCAATCGTTCATGCTGGCGATGAAGTCATTGTGTTTGATCCTGCCTATGACAGCTATGCGCCCAGCATACAGCTGGTCGGAGCAAAAGCCATTCATATTGCACTGAATGCGCCAGCCTTTTCTGTCGACTGGAATCAGGTCAAAGATGCCATCAATGACCGAACCCGTATGATTATTGTCAACACACCGCACAACCCAACAGGTGCAATCTGGTCAGAACAGGACTGGCATACATTAACCGCGCTGATTCAGGATAAGAATATTGTGGTTCTGTCCGATGAGGTTTATGAACATCTGATTTATGACGGCGAAAAACATCGCTCTGCGCTGAGCTTTCCTGCGCTGCGTGAACGCAGTTTTGTGATCGGATCATTCGGTAAAACATTCCATGTCACAGGCTGGAAAACTGGCTACTGCGTGGCTTCACCTGCACTGATGAAAATCTTCCGACAGGTTTATCAGTTTGCCAGTTTCTGTGGTGTAACGCCTGTTCAGATGGCACTGGCTAGCTATATGCAGAATCATCCGGAACATATTGCTGGACTGTCTGATTTCTACCAGCAGAAAAGAGATCTGTTCAACTCCGGTTTACAGGACTCAAGATTTAAACTGTTGCCATCCCAGGGAACATTTTTTCAGAATGTCGATTACAGCGACATTCATCCTGACCTGAACGATACTGAGATGTGTAAGCTGCTGGCAGAAGAATATAAAATCGTGGCTATTCCTGTATCTGTGTTTTATCAGCAGCCCCCTGAAGACCTGAGACTGATCCGTTTCTGTTTTGCAAAAAAAGAGGAAACGCTGGTACTTGCAGGAAAAATTCTTTCTGCTGTTTAA
- the phoB gene encoding phosphate regulon transcriptional regulator PhoB has translation MKDDYILIVDDELPIREMIHTSLDMAGFQCLQAEDAKQAHQMIVDQRPSLILLDWMLPGGVSGVDLCRRLKRDENLNEIPVIMLTARGEEDHKVQGLDAGADDYMTKPFSTRELVSRIKAVLRRANALSGEKTIDANGLILDPVSQRVSFGNNILEMGPTEYRLLAFFMTHPERAYTRAQLLDQVWGGNVYIEDRTIDVHIRRLRKVLEPYGADRFVQTVRGTGYRFSTRADVALG, from the coding sequence GTGAAAGATGACTACATATTAATCGTCGATGACGAACTTCCAATCAGAGAAATGATTCATACCTCTCTGGACATGGCAGGCTTTCAGTGTTTGCAGGCTGAAGATGCCAAACAGGCTCACCAGATGATCGTGGATCAACGTCCATCGCTGATTCTGCTGGACTGGATGCTGCCAGGCGGTGTCAGTGGTGTGGACTTATGCCGCCGACTGAAACGTGATGAAAACCTGAATGAAATCCCAGTGATCATGCTGACAGCACGCGGCGAAGAAGACCATAAAGTACAGGGTCTGGATGCAGGTGCAGACGACTACATGACCAAGCCTTTTTCCACACGTGAACTGGTGTCCCGTATCAAGGCGGTTCTGCGTCGTGCCAATGCGCTCAGCGGTGAAAAAACCATTGATGCCAATGGGCTGATTCTTGACCCTGTCAGTCAGCGTGTCAGCTTTGGCAACAACATTCTTGAAATGGGGCCCACTGAATATCGTTTACTAGCCTTTTTCATGACCCATCCTGAACGCGCCTATACCCGTGCTCAGTTACTGGATCAGGTCTGGGGTGGTAATGTATACATTGAAGACCGTACAATTGATGTCCATATCCGCCGTCTGCGCAAAGTACTCGAACCTTATGGTGCTGATCGCTTTGTACAGACTGTCCGTGGTACGGGCTACCGTTTCTCCACCCGTGCCGATGTTGCTTTAGGTTAA
- a CDS encoding AraC family transcriptional regulator, whose translation MSKESSDAGMFLWMVYQTMQKMGMDVASIFASVNLPDQPPVKTVRRNNSTQNRFWSAAEEISQNPDIGLHIGVNMPVFRGLVIEYLFLSSPNFGEGLARFLRYQKILTDVFELSLTVEGDTAVLSGLEHPVRHYLECAIGIMLTFFRYISDGDFQPSQISLTYASSASQKTYMDAWDCPVHFSESKGAIFFPAALLQKASLAAEPELLKIHEDLAEQKLHQLEKYQLVYKIERLFSSGLLESRQFDQALIAQHLNCSPRTLRTDLQTIETSYEHILNQYRERLARKLLAETQETMDQIVYLTGFSEHSAFTRAFKRWTGETPTAYRQRKQS comes from the coding sequence ATGTCGAAAGAATCTTCAGATGCCGGTATGTTTTTATGGATGGTCTATCAGACCATGCAAAAAATGGGGATGGATGTTGCGTCCATTTTTGCAAGTGTAAATTTACCCGACCAACCACCTGTAAAAACTGTCCGCCGTAACAACTCCACCCAGAACAGATTCTGGAGTGCTGCCGAAGAAATCAGCCAGAATCCGGATATTGGCTTGCATATTGGTGTCAATATGCCTGTTTTCCGTGGCCTGGTCATTGAATACCTGTTTTTAAGCAGTCCAAATTTTGGTGAGGGTTTAGCACGTTTTTTACGTTATCAGAAGATTCTGACCGATGTATTTGAGCTTTCTTTAACCGTGGAAGGAGACACTGCTGTTCTGTCTGGGCTTGAACATCCAGTCAGGCATTACCTGGAATGTGCCATTGGTATTATGCTCACATTTTTCAGATATATCAGCGACGGAGATTTTCAACCCAGTCAGATTTCACTGACCTATGCTTCCAGTGCCTCTCAAAAAACATATATGGATGCCTGGGATTGCCCTGTTCACTTCAGTGAAAGTAAAGGTGCAATTTTTTTCCCTGCTGCACTGTTGCAGAAAGCATCCCTGGCGGCCGAACCTGAACTGCTTAAAATTCATGAGGACCTAGCAGAACAGAAGCTTCATCAGCTGGAAAAATATCAGCTGGTCTATAAAATTGAGCGTCTGTTCAGCAGTGGTCTGCTGGAATCCCGACAGTTTGATCAAGCCCTGATTGCCCAGCATCTGAACTGCAGCCCACGTACCCTGCGAACAGATTTACAGACCATTGAGACCAGTTATGAGCATATTCTGAATCAGTACCGTGAACGTCTGGCTCGTAAACTTCTTGCTGAAACTCAGGAAACGATGGATCAGATTGTGTATCTCACCGGCTTTTCAGAGCATTCTGCATTTACACGTGCTTTTAAACGCTGGACAGGTGAAACACCGACCGCATACCGTCAGCGCAAACAAAGTTAA
- the phoR gene encoding phosphate regulon sensor histidine kinase PhoR encodes MYEPYPVPELAREHKKFRYSSLWTFAKQDLRLLAFFLLIAACVGFGTGYLWSCLLLAFAVFFALQLRSLFLVNEWISNRPYDVPPNLDGIWGALLFNVYRAQRQERIVQAEMVGLIDRAQSSLVALAEAVVLIDEMHQIEWWNPAAEKLLGIQSLDRGRNILTILRQPGFIEYFNHIDQAPDGLKMKSSAFEDHYVQIKMTRFGGESRLLVAYDVTRMHNLEQMRKDFVDNISHELRTPLTVLSGYIETFTDQEDLNPRWKRAFDQMQAQTKRMNALVNDLLLLSRLENDKKVAKNQIVEMPGLMNQLFDDAQAYNVDYGHTLNLDIDSHCDLIGSDIELASAFSNLITNAIKYTPKGGTITIGWHDDHDHGYFTVEDTGIGIDPRHLPRLTERFYRVDSARSRQTGGTGLGLAIVKHVLMQHNAYLEIESHENRGSVFKVVFPKDRLFKADET; translated from the coding sequence ATGTATGAACCCTACCCCGTCCCTGAACTTGCCCGTGAACATAAAAAATTCCGATACAGCAGTTTATGGACTTTTGCCAAACAGGACTTACGCTTACTCGCTTTTTTCCTGCTGATCGCGGCCTGTGTTGGCTTTGGGACTGGGTATTTATGGAGCTGTCTGCTGCTTGCATTTGCAGTCTTTTTTGCATTACAGCTGCGCTCGCTTTTCCTGGTCAATGAATGGATTTCCAACCGTCCCTACGATGTTCCACCCAATCTGGATGGAATATGGGGCGCACTGCTGTTCAATGTTTACCGTGCTCAGCGTCAGGAACGGATTGTTCAGGCAGAAATGGTCGGACTGATTGACCGTGCGCAGTCATCACTGGTTGCACTGGCTGAGGCTGTGGTACTGATTGATGAAATGCATCAGATTGAATGGTGGAACCCGGCTGCTGAAAAACTGCTGGGCATTCAGTCACTGGACCGTGGGCGCAACATTCTGACTATTCTTCGTCAGCCTGGTTTTATTGAATACTTCAATCATATTGATCAGGCACCCGATGGGCTGAAAATGAAATCTTCAGCGTTTGAAGACCATTATGTTCAGATCAAAATGACCCGTTTTGGTGGTGAAAGTCGTCTGCTGGTCGCCTATGATGTTACCCGTATGCACAATCTTGAGCAGATGCGCAAAGACTTTGTCGACAACATCTCTCATGAGCTGCGTACGCCTCTGACCGTGCTCAGTGGTTATATTGAAACGTTTACTGATCAGGAAGACCTGAATCCCCGCTGGAAACGTGCATTTGACCAGATGCAGGCACAGACCAAACGCATGAATGCACTAGTCAATGATTTACTGCTACTGTCGCGCCTGGAAAATGACAAAAAAGTTGCAAAAAACCAGATCGTGGAAATGCCAGGACTGATGAATCAGTTATTTGATGATGCTCAGGCATACAACGTTGATTATGGTCACACCCTGAACCTGGACATTGACAGCCACTGTGATCTGATCGGTTCAGACATTGAACTAGCGAGTGCTTTCAGCAATCTGATCACTAATGCCATCAAATACACCCCGAAGGGTGGAACCATCACCATTGGCTGGCATGACGATCATGATCATGGCTATTTTACTGTCGAAGACACAGGGATCGGAATTGACCCACGACACTTACCCCGTCTGACAGAACGCTTCTATCGTGTGGACAGCGCCCGAAGCCGACAGACAGGTGGAACCGGTCTGGGCTTAGCCATTGTGAAACATGTGCTGATGCAGCATAACGCTTATCTTGAAATTGAGTCACATGAAAATCGGGGCTCTGTCTTTAAAGTGGTATTCCCTAAAGACCGTCTGTTCAAAGCAGATGAAACCTGA